A stretch of the Thermus thermophilus genome encodes the following:
- a CDS encoding CopZ family metallochaperone — protein sequence MLKLKVEGMTCNHCVMAVTKALKKVPGVEKVEVSLEKGEALVEGTADPKALVQAVEEEGYRAQVLA from the coding sequence ATGCTGAAGCTCAAGGTGGAAGGCATGACCTGCAACCACTGCGTGATGGCGGTGACCAAGGCCCTTAAGAAGGTCCCCGGCGTGGAGAAGGTAGAGGTCTCCCTAGAAAAGGGGGAGGCCCTGGTGGAGGGAACAGCCGACCCCAAGGCCCTCGTCCAGGCGGTGGAAGAGGAGGGGTACAGGGCCCAGGTCCTGGCCTAG
- the csoR gene encoding metal-sensitive transcriptional regulator CsoR, protein MPHAHLHLDPKVREEARRRLLSAKGHLEGILRMLEDEKVYCVDVLKQLKAVEGALDRVGEMVLRAHLRDHVATAHERGDVEEIVEELMEALKYR, encoded by the coding sequence ATGCCCCATGCCCATCTGCACCTGGACCCCAAGGTGAGGGAGGAGGCGAGGAGGCGCCTCCTCTCCGCCAAGGGGCACCTGGAAGGCATCCTCCGCATGCTGGAGGACGAGAAGGTCTACTGCGTGGACGTCCTCAAACAGCTCAAGGCGGTGGAGGGGGCTCTGGACCGCGTGGGGGAGATGGTCTTAAGGGCCCACCTCAGGGACCACGTGGCCACCGCCCACGAGCGGGGGGACGTGGAGGAGATCGTAGAGGAGCTGATGGAGGCCCTCAAGTACCGGTGA
- a CDS encoding heavy metal translocating P-type ATPase, producing the protein MAQEIKVGVRGMTCAACVARVERALKRAEGVEEARVNLTTEEAFLRLQEGVDLREILRRVEEAGYEPVVARAEIPVKGMTCAACVARVERALAKLPGVLAVSVNLATEKAFVEYLPDTVSLPRLHQAIREAGYEPMEGAEEAQEKAPTYRKDLLLALPFALLTLLLAMGPMLLPLPRFPGFLQALAALPVLYAGRRFFRQALAEARHLAFGMSTLVALGAGSAYLYSFLVLLFPGLFPEEARHFYFEAGAVILALVLLGKHLEERAKGKASEAIRKLLALRPKTARVVQDGEEKEVPALALIPGDVVRVLPGERIPADGVVLEGQSHVDESMLTGEPIPKAKGPGDEVVGGTVNGEGALLVRVSRVGEATFLAQMARMVEEAQGHKPKVQELADRIAGVFVPVVVGIALLTFTLWLLLGPGLAHAFVAALAVLLIACPCAMGLATPAAIAVATGRAAQMGLLFRKGTALEALARADTAVLDKTGTLTLGRPTLVRVLPFGLSQEEALRLAAALERGSEHPLAKAVLEAAKGLPQAQAEEVRALPGEGVEGRVEGRRLHLGGPALMERLGVHLPEEAKALPEEGYTPLYLAEGTRLLAAFAVFDPPRPEAEEAVAALKALGLKPVLLTGDHPAPARRVAEALGIPEVLAGVRPEGKVEAIRRLQAEGRKVVFVGDGINDAAALAQADVGLAMGSGTDIALEAGDVVLLTPDLRGVVNAVLLSRRALRTIHLNFFWAYAYNVLLIPVAAGALYPFTGLLLNPMLAAAAMSLSSLFVLTNSLRLRGFQPRGFTVA; encoded by the coding sequence ATGGCCCAGGAGATCAAGGTAGGCGTCAGGGGCATGACCTGCGCCGCCTGCGTGGCCCGGGTGGAAAGGGCCTTGAAGCGGGCGGAGGGGGTGGAGGAGGCCCGGGTCAACCTCACCACCGAGGAGGCTTTCTTGCGCCTGCAGGAGGGCGTGGACCTCCGGGAAATCCTCAGGCGGGTGGAGGAGGCCGGGTACGAGCCCGTGGTGGCCCGGGCCGAGATCCCCGTGAAGGGGATGACCTGCGCCGCCTGCGTGGCCCGGGTGGAAAGGGCCCTGGCCAAGCTTCCCGGGGTACTCGCGGTGAGCGTGAACCTGGCCACGGAAAAGGCCTTCGTGGAGTACCTACCGGACACGGTGAGCCTGCCCCGCCTGCACCAGGCCATCCGGGAGGCGGGCTACGAGCCCATGGAGGGCGCGGAGGAGGCGCAAGAAAAGGCGCCCACCTACCGCAAGGACCTCCTCCTCGCCCTCCCCTTCGCCCTCCTCACCCTCCTCCTCGCCATGGGGCCCATGCTCCTCCCCCTGCCCCGCTTCCCCGGCTTCCTCCAGGCCCTCGCCGCCCTCCCCGTCCTCTACGCGGGAAGGCGCTTTTTCCGGCAGGCCCTGGCCGAGGCCCGCCACCTCGCCTTCGGCATGAGCACCCTGGTGGCCCTGGGGGCGGGAAGCGCCTACCTCTACTCCTTCCTGGTCCTTCTCTTCCCGGGGCTTTTCCCCGAGGAGGCCCGCCACTTTTACTTTGAGGCCGGGGCGGTGATCCTCGCCCTCGTCCTCCTCGGCAAGCACCTGGAGGAAAGGGCCAAGGGCAAGGCCTCGGAGGCCATAAGGAAGCTCCTCGCCCTACGGCCCAAGACCGCCCGGGTGGTTCAGGACGGGGAGGAGAAGGAGGTCCCCGCCCTGGCCCTGATCCCCGGGGACGTGGTGCGGGTGCTGCCGGGGGAGCGCATCCCCGCGGACGGGGTGGTCCTGGAAGGGCAAAGCCACGTGGACGAGTCCATGCTCACCGGGGAGCCCATCCCCAAGGCCAAGGGCCCGGGGGACGAGGTGGTGGGGGGGACAGTGAACGGCGAGGGGGCCCTCCTCGTGCGGGTGAGCCGGGTGGGCGAGGCCACCTTCCTCGCCCAGATGGCCCGGATGGTGGAGGAGGCCCAGGGCCACAAGCCCAAGGTCCAGGAGCTCGCCGACCGCATCGCGGGGGTCTTCGTGCCGGTGGTCGTGGGGATCGCCCTCCTCACCTTTACCCTTTGGCTCCTCTTAGGCCCCGGCCTCGCCCACGCCTTCGTGGCCGCCCTCGCCGTGCTCCTCATCGCCTGCCCCTGCGCCATGGGCCTCGCCACCCCGGCGGCCATCGCCGTGGCCACGGGGCGGGCGGCCCAGATGGGCCTCCTCTTCCGCAAGGGGACGGCCCTCGAGGCCCTGGCCCGGGCGGACACCGCCGTCCTGGACAAGACCGGGACCCTCACCCTGGGAAGGCCCACCCTGGTCCGGGTCCTCCCCTTCGGCCTCTCCCAAGAGGAGGCCCTAAGGCTTGCCGCCGCCCTGGAGCGGGGAAGCGAGCACCCCCTGGCCAAGGCGGTGCTGGAGGCGGCAAAGGGCCTACCCCAGGCCCAGGCGGAGGAGGTGCGGGCCCTTCCCGGGGAGGGGGTGGAGGGCCGGGTGGAAGGAAGGCGCCTCCACCTGGGAGGCCCCGCCCTCATGGAGCGCCTCGGCGTGCACCTTCCCGAGGAGGCCAAGGCCCTCCCCGAGGAGGGGTACACCCCCCTCTACCTGGCGGAGGGAACGCGGCTCCTCGCCGCCTTCGCCGTCTTTGACCCCCCAAGGCCCGAGGCCGAGGAAGCGGTGGCGGCCCTGAAGGCCCTCGGCCTGAAGCCCGTCCTCCTCACCGGGGACCACCCCGCCCCGGCCAGGCGGGTGGCCGAGGCCTTAGGCATCCCCGAGGTCCTCGCCGGGGTGAGGCCTGAGGGGAAGGTGGAGGCCATCCGCAGGCTCCAGGCCGAGGGGCGGAAGGTGGTCTTCGTGGGGGACGGGATCAACGACGCCGCCGCCTTGGCCCAGGCGGACGTGGGCCTCGCCATGGGAAGCGGCACGGACATCGCCCTCGAGGCCGGGGACGTGGTCCTCCTCACCCCCGACCTCCGGGGGGTGGTGAACGCCGTCCTCCTCTCGCGGCGCGCCTTGCGCACCATCCACCTCAACTTCTTCTGGGCCTACGCCTACAACGTTCTCCTCATCCCCGTGGCCGCGGGGGCCCTCTACCCCTTCACCGGCCTCCTCCTCAACCCCATGCTGGCCGCGGCGGCCATGAGCCTAAGTAGCCTCTTCGTCCTCACCAACTCCCTCAGGCTGAGGGGCTTCCAACCGCGCGGCTTTACCGTGGCTTAA
- a CDS encoding SHOCT domain-containing protein produces the protein MWWCGSGWYLGWWGPILGLLWFVLLGLFVYWLVRALAPERRDRALEVLRERYARGEIDKETFERMKRDLA, from the coding sequence ATGTGGTGGTGCGGAAGCGGCTGGTACCTGGGTTGGTGGGGGCCCATCCTTGGCCTCCTCTGGTTCGTGCTTCTGGGGCTTTTTGTCTACTGGCTGGTCCGTGCCCTCGCCCCGGAGAGGCGGGACCGGGCCTTGGAGGTGCTGAGGGAGCGGTACGCCCGGGGGGAGATTGACAAGGAGACCTTTGAGCGGATGAAGCGGGACCTCGCATGA
- a CDS encoding response regulator transcription factor: MKVLLVDDDPAILEVLGAYLRGAGFEVLEAENGENALELFPRADLVILDLMLPKLDGFHVLAEIRRERPELPVLMLTARGEEEERVRGLELGADDYVVKPFSPKEVVARVKALLRRAGLREELCYGPLRLLPRERQAYLEGKPLPLSPLEFDLLLTLAQHPGMVFSRERLLEKVWGPDFPGVDRVVDVHIAGLRKKLGDDPDHPRFIETVRGVGYRFREGP, translated from the coding sequence ATGAAGGTCCTCCTGGTGGACGACGACCCGGCCATCCTCGAGGTCCTGGGGGCTTACCTCCGGGGGGCCGGGTTTGAAGTCCTGGAGGCGGAAAACGGCGAAAACGCCCTGGAGCTCTTCCCCCGGGCCGACCTGGTCATCCTGGATCTCATGCTACCCAAACTAGATGGATTCCACGTGCTGGCGGAAATCCGCCGGGAACGGCCGGAGCTTCCCGTGCTGATGCTGACCGCCAGGGGGGAGGAGGAGGAGCGGGTGCGGGGCTTGGAACTAGGGGCCGACGACTACGTGGTGAAGCCCTTTAGTCCCAAGGAGGTGGTGGCCCGGGTCAAGGCCCTCCTCAGGCGGGCGGGGCTTAGGGAAGAGCTCTGTTACGGCCCTCTCCGCCTCCTCCCCCGGGAGCGCCAGGCCTACCTGGAGGGAAAGCCCCTCCCCCTCTCCCCGCTGGAGTTTGATCTGCTCCTCACCCTGGCCCAGCACCCGGGCATGGTCTTTAGCCGGGAAAGGCTTTTGGAAAAGGTCTGGGGCCCCGACTTCCCCGGGGTGGACCGGGTGGTGGACGTCCACATTGCCGGGCTTAGAAAAAAGCTCGGAGACGACCCGGACCATCCCCGCTTCATAGAGACGGTGCGGGGAGTAGGCTACCGCTTCCGGGAAGGCCCCTGA
- a CDS encoding sensor histidine kinase: MRLFLKLFLSHLLVAFLALVLLFLLAEALAPPFYRGHVERMYHALSMMGGLMMGEALRRDLEEGLRSTLTAALLAALPLAALGAAIIASFASLRVARTARLLMEGSRRMAQGEYRVRLPVLERDELGELALHFNRLAEALEQVEKTRVELIGTVAHELRTPLSALQAYAEALADGVMAPEKVARSIEREVRAMARLVQDLALVSQVEAKAVVLHPKPLDPKALLEEAVERFLPAFQAKGVALRVFSTPTLPLVLADEERALQVFANLLSNALRHTPEGGEVRLKAEDRGKEVLFSVEDTGPGIPEAHLPRIFERFYRIDPSRSRKDGGTGVGLTIAKGLVEAMGGRIWAESEPGQGSAFRFTLPLYTGLTKGE; this comes from the coding sequence ATGCGCCTTTTCCTCAAGCTTTTCTTGAGCCACCTGCTGGTGGCCTTCTTAGCGCTTGTCCTCCTCTTTCTCCTGGCCGAGGCCCTCGCTCCCCCCTTCTACCGGGGGCACGTGGAGCGCATGTACCATGCCCTCTCCATGATGGGAGGCCTGATGATGGGCGAAGCCCTGCGGCGGGACCTGGAGGAGGGGCTTCGCTCCACCCTCACCGCCGCCCTCCTTGCGGCCCTGCCCCTCGCCGCCCTGGGAGCCGCCATCATCGCCTCCTTCGCCAGCCTCCGGGTTGCCCGCACCGCCCGGCTCCTCATGGAAGGAAGCCGCCGCATGGCCCAAGGAGAGTACCGGGTGCGCCTGCCCGTCTTGGAGAGGGACGAACTCGGGGAGCTCGCCCTTCACTTCAACCGCCTGGCCGAGGCCCTGGAGCAGGTGGAAAAGACCAGGGTAGAGCTCATCGGCACCGTGGCCCACGAGCTCAGGACCCCCCTCTCCGCCCTCCAGGCTTACGCGGAGGCCTTGGCCGACGGCGTTATGGCCCCAGAGAAGGTGGCCCGGAGCATAGAGCGGGAGGTCCGGGCCATGGCCCGCCTGGTCCAGGACCTGGCCCTGGTCTCCCAGGTGGAGGCCAAGGCGGTGGTCCTCCACCCCAAGCCCCTGGACCCCAAGGCCCTCCTGGAAGAGGCGGTGGAGCGCTTCCTCCCCGCCTTCCAGGCCAAGGGGGTAGCCCTCCGGGTGTTCTCCACCCCCACCTTGCCCCTGGTCCTGGCGGACGAGGAGCGGGCTTTGCAGGTTTTCGCCAACCTGCTTTCCAACGCCCTGCGCCACACCCCGGAAGGAGGGGAGGTCCGCCTGAAGGCGGAGGATCGGGGCAAAGAGGTCCTCTTCAGCGTGGAGGATACCGGGCCCGGCATCCCGGAAGCGCACCTCCCCCGCATCTTTGAGCGCTTTTACCGCATCGACCCCTCCCGCAGCCGCAAGGACGGAGGCACGGGCGTGGGCCTCACCATCGCCAAGGGCCTGGTGGAGGCCATGGGGGGGAGAATCTGGGCGGAAAGCGAGCCAGGCCAAGGCAGTGCTTTCCGCTTCACCCTTCCCCTTTACACGGGCTTAACGAAGGGGGAATAG
- a CDS encoding CueP family metal-binding protein: MRKLLALFLVGAALGLAQAPTPEALKGASPEEALALAKRWREEGQRVVSYATSEALFFEFPDGRKAQVALKDRFLLAVAPYRHRTHPCQVHYFSSCTGELQGEVFAVRVLEGGKEVLKAQVQTGKDGFFELWLPRNRRYTLEVRQGDWVAQAPVATFRDSPTCLTGLRLSR; the protein is encoded by the coding sequence ATGAGGAAGCTCCTCGCCCTTTTCCTGGTGGGCGCGGCCCTAGGCCTGGCCCAGGCCCCCACGCCCGAGGCGCTCAAGGGGGCCAGCCCGGAGGAAGCCCTGGCCCTCGCCAAGCGGTGGAGGGAGGAAGGGCAAAGGGTCGTGAGCTACGCGACCTCCGAGGCCCTCTTCTTTGAGTTTCCCGATGGCCGCAAGGCCCAGGTGGCCCTGAAGGACCGCTTCCTCCTGGCGGTGGCCCCCTACCGCCACCGCACCCACCCCTGCCAGGTCCACTACTTCTCCAGCTGCACAGGGGAACTCCAAGGGGAGGTGTTTGCGGTGCGGGTGCTAGAAGGGGGAAAAGAGGTCCTCAAGGCCCAGGTGCAGACGGGCAAGGACGGCTTCTTTGAGCTTTGGCTCCCGCGAAACCGCCGCTACACCCTCGAGGTCCGCCAGGGGGACTGGGTGGCCCAAGCCCCCGTGGCCACCTTTCGGGATAGCCCCACCTGCCTCACAGGGCTCAGGCTTTCCCGATAG
- a CDS encoding WD40/YVTN/BNR-like repeat-containing protein, whose product MRRLVGLFLLSLGALAQTPVGQVATRDIHALLWLPKGSLLFGHHDGIQASEDEGRTWRDLVRKTGFDAMGLVLERDRILAAGHWVLSESRNGGRTWRNLRPRGLPALDLHGYAASGGLHFALEATHGYFVSEDGGKTFKSTAPKGLPKAGMAAMVFQGKTLYVAPMGQGLYQSPDGGQTFTQVPTPEREIYALAAGAGTLYLGGKTGLWQRTPAGWKRLWQGTVLALAAHPQEAGRLVFIDGRGRVWKFP is encoded by the coding sequence ATGCGGCGCCTTGTAGGCCTTTTCCTCCTAAGCCTTGGGGCCTTGGCCCAAACCCCTGTGGGCCAGGTGGCCACCCGGGACATCCACGCCCTCCTCTGGCTTCCCAAGGGCTCGCTCCTCTTCGGCCACCACGACGGCATCCAGGCCTCCGAGGACGAAGGCCGGACCTGGCGGGACCTGGTGCGCAAAACGGGCTTTGACGCCATGGGCCTCGTTCTGGAGAGGGACCGCATCCTCGCCGCCGGACACTGGGTGCTTTCGGAAAGCCGAAACGGGGGCAGGACCTGGCGGAACCTCCGCCCCAGGGGGCTTCCCGCCCTGGACCTCCACGGCTACGCCGCCTCAGGGGGCCTCCACTTCGCCCTCGAGGCCACCCACGGCTACTTCGTCAGCGAAGACGGCGGGAAAACCTTCAAGTCCACCGCCCCTAAAGGGCTTCCCAAGGCGGGCATGGCGGCCATGGTCTTCCAGGGGAAGACCCTTTACGTGGCCCCCATGGGCCAGGGCCTCTACCAAAGCCCAGACGGCGGCCAGACCTTCACCCAGGTACCGACCCCGGAGCGGGAGATCTACGCCCTCGCGGCAGGGGCGGGGACCCTTTATCTCGGAGGGAAGACGGGCCTCTGGCAGAGGACCCCGGCGGGCTGGAAAAGGCTCTGGCAGGGCACGGTCCTGGCCCTCGCCGCCCATCCCCAGGAGGCGGGAAGGCTCGTCTTCATAGACGGCCGGGGGCGGGTCTGGAAGTTCCCGTGA
- a CDS encoding DUF4258 domain-containing protein, protein MRARLCPKPKDPEGCLQISILLEGKPKGGYPSFRPGMGSPEYVLTQHAREVLEKRGIPLEWIERALAFPEAVEKDRVDPSLEHRLVRIPERGKVLRVVVNPKSHPMRVVTAFLDRRVVL, encoded by the coding sequence GTGAGGGCGCGTCTCTGTCCAAAGCCCAAGGATCCCGAAGGCTGCCTCCAGATCTCCATACTGCTTGAAGGGAAACCCAAGGGAGGCTACCCTAGCTTTAGGCCCGGCATGGGGAGCCCGGAGTACGTCCTCACCCAGCACGCACGGGAGGTTCTGGAGAAGAGGGGCATCCCCCTAGAGTGGATAGAGCGGGCGCTGGCCTTTCCAGAAGCCGTGGAAAAGGACCGGGTAGACCCCTCATTGGAGCACCGCCTCGTCCGGATTCCGGAGAGGGGGAAAGTGCTCCGAGTTGTCGTGAACCCTAAGTCCCACCCCATGCGGGTGGTAACGGCGTTTTTGGACCGGAGGGTAGTCTTATGA
- a CDS encoding DUF2283 domain-containing protein yields MRLKIDREADALYLTLTEGPASRSEEVAPGIIVDYDEQGRIVGVEVLYLSQRAPEAELQRLLFETVP; encoded by the coding sequence ATGAGGCTAAAGATAGACCGTGAAGCGGATGCGCTCTACTTGACGCTAACCGAAGGTCCGGCCAGCCGCTCGGAGGAAGTAGCCCCCGGGATCATCGTGGACTACGACGAGCAGGGCCGGATCGTGGGGGTGGAGGTGCTCTACCTCAGCCAGCGGGCCCCTGAAGCGGAGCTGCAAAGGCTTTTGTTTGAAACCGTACCCT